GTAAGAATCTTTCTCTCACTGAGTTCATCTCCTCACATCTTCGATTCAGAATTCTTGATATTGGTGAATTATGTCTGATTTATGTGGAGAAAAATCCAGAAATATCTTTTGTTTTTTAGCAACATTATATACAGTAATTTCAGTATAAAAAAATATATTACCTGATGTATATTTGATAATTCTGAATTCTTGCTTGGGACATAAAAGTAAAAATTAGACCATCTTTTACACCCTCAGATACTTACTAATTGGAAATAGTGTAGACAGAATCTACTATTAACAACTCTTTAACTTTATTTATGTTTTTGGTCAAATTAATTTAATTATGTGATGCAAGTGATTTTTGTTTTACCCCTTCCTAGACTCAACAGCCTTAGGAAAGTTCCTTCTTCTGGTAGGGGCAGATAAAGTAAAGTTTTGTGAAGATAAGATTGTAGAATTAAAGTGAACCAATAGCAGGAAAGGTAAAATGCTCGAATTGTATCAATTTGAACTTTCGCAATACTCAGAAAAAGTACGCCTGCTGCTCGATTACAAAGGGTTAGATTATCGGAAAATCGAGGTGACACCGGGCGTTGGGCAAGTCGAGATTTTTCAAAGAACTGGTCAGCGTCAAGTACCAGTGTTGAGGGATGGCAGTAAATATATCTCAGATTCTACGGAGATAGCGAAGTATTTAGATGAACAGTACCCCGAACGTCCACTGATACCCCTCGATGCGAAACAAAGGGGTTTATGTTTGATGATGGAAGAGTGGGCTGATGAGTCTATCGGTATTAAGGGACGTAAAGCGTTATTTTCTGCGGTGAGTCAAGATCAAGGTTTTCGTCGTGCATTATTACCAACATCGACACCAGATATTTTACGTACTTTAGTTGAAGGTGTACCGGGAGATTTTTTTAAAGCCTTAGGTTTTGGAGTTGGCTATACTCCGGATGCGGTAACATCTGCAATCAAAGACTTGAAGCAAGATTTAGAAGCATTGTGTTTATTATTGGCAGATAGTCCCTATTTAGTGGGGAATGAACCCTGTTTAGCAGATTTTGCGGTTGCTGGTTTATCTATTTTGTTAAAATTTCCTAGTGGTAATTACTTGGATATTCCCGCCAGTGCTAAGGGTAGAGGTGTACCAGGGATCGCCGATAATCCTGTATATGAACCATTTTTTGCATGGCGCGATCGCCTATATGCAGAATACCGCAAACCTCTAAATATATTCACTCCACCACCTAGTGGCAATTCTCCTACAACTATTCAAATAGATTAAGGAATGGGGAATGGGGAATTGTTGGGATATCAAAAATACCTTCTGCTTTTCCCTTTCCCAATATTCCGATATTTTTCGCCGATTATGAAGCTACCAATTACCCATAACCTGTCCTAATATAAAGCAGGTGACTGGGAACTAAATTAAATGACTTTGGGATTACCTCTTGGTTCGGTTATTGAAGGTTCATTAACAGGTGGACTAGAAGTCAGATTACACCCTGATATTTCTGTAGAAGATATGCGGGTGGGAAAATTTTTGGTCGTTCAAGGTGTGCGATCGCGCTTTTTTTGTATGCTGACAGATGTCGCACTGGGAACAGCAAATCAAAGAATTGTTGCCAATCCCCCCAACTGGGATGATACCTTTTTAAGAGAAGTCTTAGCAGGTAGTGGAACCTATGGAACCATTAACCTCGCACCGATGTTGATGTTTACTCCGGAATCCTCAGAAGATTATTCTCCCACTAATAATAAATCTCCCAATCCCTTTGTTCCTTCTGCTACAGGTCTGGCATCCTTTCAAGCCCAAACCAGTACTACAATGGAATTGATGCCGGTTAAGACCATCCCTAGTCATTTTAGCCAGGTTTATGAAGCATCGGAAGAAGATTTTCGTCGGGTTTTTGGCTGGGAAGATGAT
The Calothrix sp. 336/3 DNA segment above includes these coding regions:
- a CDS encoding glutathione S-transferase family protein, translated to MLELYQFELSQYSEKVRLLLDYKGLDYRKIEVTPGVGQVEIFQRTGQRQVPVLRDGSKYISDSTEIAKYLDEQYPERPLIPLDAKQRGLCLMMEEWADESIGIKGRKALFSAVSQDQGFRRALLPTSTPDILRTLVEGVPGDFFKALGFGVGYTPDAVTSAIKDLKQDLEALCLLLADSPYLVGNEPCLADFAVAGLSILLKFPSGNYLDIPASAKGRGVPGIADNPVYEPFFAWRDRLYAEYRKPLNIFTPPPSGNSPTTIQID